A window of bacterium genomic DNA:
GGGCGCCGCCGGCGTGCCGCCCGCGGCGGTGGCGCGCAGCGGGCACTGCACGATCTGCGGCGGCACCGACTTTCCCAGCCATCGCCGCGACGGCGAGGCCGCCGGCCGCTTCGCGGCCTTCATCGCCGGCGACGGGCCCGCGGCGCCCGCCGGCCTTGAACCCGACGTCGGCGGCTGACCTACATCGACCGCCGGTACTGCCCGCCCACCGCGTAGAGCGCCCCGGAGATCTGTCCCAGCGAACACGACTTGCCCGCGTCGAGCAGGGCCTCGAACGTGTTGCCGTGCCTGACGGCGGCCTGCTGCAGCGCCGACAGGCGGGCCGCGGCGACATCGGCGTGGCACGCGTGGAAGGCGGCCAGCGTCGCGATGGCGAATTCCTTCTCGGCCTCGGTCGAGCGGATGACCTCGCCCGGCACGATGGTCGGTGAACCGTTGGGGTCCAGGTAGGTGTTCACGCCGACGATGGGCAGTTCGCCGCTGTGCTTCAGCGACTCGTAGTACAGCGACTCCTCCTGGATCTTCGTGCGCTGGTACATGCGCTCCATGGCTCCCAGCACGCCGCCGCGCTCGCTGAGCGCCGAGAACTCGGCGAGGACGGCCTCTTCCACCAGCGCCGTCAGCTCGTCGATGATGAACGCACCCTGCAGCGGGTTCTCGTTGCGGGCCAACCCCAGCTCGCGGTTGATGATCAACTGGATGGCCATGGCGCGCCGCACCGATTCCTCGGTGGGCGTCGTGATGGCCTCGTCGTATGCGTTCGTGTGCAGCGAATTGCAGTTGTCGTAGATCGCGTACAGCGCCTGCAACGTGGTGCGGATGTCGTTGAACGCGATCTCCTGCGCATGCAGCGAGCGGCCCGAAGTCTGGATGTGGTACTTGAGCATCTGGCTGCGCTCGTTGGCGCCGTAACGGTGGCGCATGGCGCGCGCCCAGATGCGGCGCGCAACACGTCCCAGCACCGAGTACTCCGGATCCATGCCGTTGCTGAAGAAGAACGACAGGTTCGGCGCGAAGCTGTCGACCGGCATCCCGCGCGAGAGGTAGTACTCGACGAAGGTGAACCCGTTCGCCAGCGTGAGCGCCAGCTGCGTGATCGGGTTGGCGCCCGCCTCGGCGATGTGGTAGCCGCTGATCGAAACGGAATAGAAATTGCGCACGCGGTTGTCGATGAAGTACTGCTGGATGTCCCCCATCAGGCGCAGCGCGAACTCGGTCGAGAAGATGCAGGTGTTCTGGGCCTGGTCCTCCTTGAGGATGTCCGCCTGCACCGTGCCGCGCACGGCGGCCAGCGTCTCGGCCTTGATGCGGGCGTAGACCTCCGGCGGCAGCACCTGGTCGCCGCTGGCGCCCAGCAGCATCAGGCCCAGCCCGTCGTTGCCGTCAGGCAGCGGGCCGGCGTACGTCGGCCGCACGTAGCCACCCTCCTTCGCCAGGGCAGCCAGCTTCGCCTCCACCTGCTTCGTCAGTCCCTGCGCATGGATGTACTTCTCGCAGCCCTGGTCGATCGCCGCGTTGAGGAAGAACGCGAGCATCATCGGCGCCGGTCCGTTGATGGTCATCGAGACCGAGGTCTTGGGAGCCGCCAGGTCGAAGCCCGAGTACAGCTTCTTGGCGTCGTCCACCGTCGCGACGGAGACGCCGCTGTTGCCGACCTTGCCGTAGATGTCGGGGCGGCGCGCCGGGTCCTCGCCGTAGAGCGTCACCGAATCGAACGCCGTCGACAGGCGCACCGCCGGCATGCCCAGCGATACGAAATGGAAGCGGCGGTTCGTGCGCTCGGGACCGCCTTCGCCGGCGAACATCCGCGTGGGATCCTCGCCTTCGCGCTTGAGCGGGAAGACTCCCGCGGCGTACGGGTAGCAGCCGGGGACGTTCTCCGTCAGCTGCCAGCCGAGGATGTCGCCCCAGTCGCGCCACCGCGGCAGGCAGACCCGCGGGACACGCGTGCCGCTGAGCGAACGCGAGACCAGCGGCTGCGTGATGACCTTGTCGCGGACGTGGTAGCGGAACTCGTCGGCGCTGTACTTCTCGACCAGGGCCGGCCACTCCTCCAGGAGCCGCCGTGAATCGGGCGCCAGCTCCGCGCGCAACGCGGCGTACTGCGCGATGACGGCGCAGGTGGCCGCCGCATCACTGCCGGTGGCCGCCAGTTCGGGCAGCACGCCGGGCGCCGGCTCGCCGCCGCGCAGCTCCGCCACGGCACCGTGGAGCCGGTAGAGCCGGCTGGCCAGCGCGCACTGCCCGGCGATGCGGCGGTCCTCCGCGCGGCTGTTCTCGACGATCTCCGCCAGGTAGCGCACGCGCTCGGGCGGGATCACCGGGTGCGGCTTTTCGTCACCTGTCGCAGGCGGCGTCGAGGGCACGCGGTCGGCCAGGGCGTCGAGGCGGGCCGACAACGCCGCGTAGAGGCGATTGACGCCGCCGTCGTTGAACTGCGAGGCCACGGTGGCGAACACCGGCAGTTCCTCGTCGGGGCCCTCGAACCGGTTGTGGTTGCGCCGGTACTGCCGCCGCACGTCGCGAAGCGCGTCGAGGCTGCCCCGGTGGTCGAACTTGTTGATGGCGATGACGTCGGCGAAATCGAGCATGTCGATCTTCTCGAGCTGCGAGGCCGCTCCGTATTCCGATGTCATCACGTAGAGCGACACGTCGGCGTGGTCGACGATCTCGGTGTCGCTCTGGCCGATGCCGCTGGTCTCGACGATGACCAGCCCGAAGCCGGCCGCCTTGCAGATGTCGATGGCGTGGCGCACGTACTTCGACAGAGCCAGGTTCGACTGCCTCGTGGCCAGCGAGCGCATGTAGACCCGCTGGTCGTCGATCGCGTTCATGCGGATGCGGTCGCCCAGCAGGGCGCCCCCGCTGCGGCGTCGCGAAGGATCCACCGAGACGATCGCCACCGTGCCGTCGCGCCGGTCGGCGAGGTAGCGGCGCACCAGTTCGTCGACCAGCGACGACTTGCCTGCGCCGCCGGTGCCGGTGATGCCCAGCACGGGAACCCTGGCGCCGGCCGGCGCAGCGGCGTGCACGGCCGCCAGCAGGTCATCGCCCTGGTCGGGGTAGTTCTCGGCCAGCGAAATGAGGCGCGCCAGCGCGCGCGGGTCGCGTTCCGGCAGTGCCGACAGCAGCGGCGCCAGGTTGCCCGGCGCCGGCGCCTCGCCCACCGGGAAGTCGCATTGGCGCATCACTTCGTTGATCATGCCCTGCAGGCCCATGGCGCGACCGTCGTCGGGCGAGAACACGCGCGCGATGCCGTACGCATGCAATTGCGCGATCTCCGCCGGCAGGATGGTGCCGCCGCCGCCGGCGAAGATCAGGATGCGCCGCCCCGAGGCGGCGACCAGGTCGTGCATGTACTGCAGGAACTCGAGGTGACCGCCCTGGTAGCTGGTCAGGGCGATGCCCTGGGCATCCTCCTGGACGGCGCAGTCGACGATCTCGCGCACCGAGCGGTTGTGCCCGAGGTGGATGACCTCGGCGCCCGTGGCCTGCAGCAGCCGCCGCATGATGTTGATCGCGGCGTCATGGCCGTCGAACAGAGAGGCCGCCGTCACCAGGCGCACGTGATGGACGGGACGGTACGGTTCGCAGCCGGGTACGGCGGCGGGAAGCGGCGACGGGGACATCGCGACCTTCCGGTAGTTGTGGGCGGCGCCGTCGCGCCACGTGACGTCAGCCAGCGAAATCTATCACAGGCCGCAAGCTAACACAGGCGGCAGGGGCGGGCAATCGGGCGCGCCGGCGCCGCAAGCGGCCCTTGGCGCCGCAAACCGCCCCGCGACGTCAGAAGCGGCGCTCCACCGCTGCACTCCACCAGCGTCGGCGGGCGCCGCCGGAGGCGTCCAGCACCTCGGTGCGATGCCAGTCGACCCGCGCCCGCCAGGGGCCGGGAACGCCGTCGCGCAGTGCACCCAGAGCCATCGAGGCGGCCCTTTCGTTCGCGCGGGCCGGGGTGTGTCCCTCGTCGCCCCAGCTGGTGCGCGAACCGCCGATCTCGGCGTACCACGACCCGTCGGCCCCGTGCGGACGCACGCGGGCCAGCGCCGACAGGCGTTCCCCGGCCCCGCCCAGCTCGTGGCCCAGCAGCCAGCCCTCGTGCGCGTAGCCCGCGGTGAAGGAGCCGTTGCTGTACCACAGCACGAGCGGGTGAAGCGTCTCGGCATACTCGAAGGCCAGGTCCCAGCGCGGGCCCACCAGCTCGCAGCCCGCCACCGATGCCGGCGCCGAGATCTCGGGAATCAACCCGCCGGGTCCGCGCGGCAGGAAGTCGGTGCCGGCGTACTCCCACCAGGCGCGGCCGGCCGCCGACGGCAGCCACGGCCACGGCGCGCGGCGCCAGCGGAACTCCAGGTGCGTCGCGAAGAGGCGGTCGGTGAGCGGCCCGCGCTCCTGTTCGCTCCAGGTGACGCCGGACAGCGGCAGGTTGATCTGCAGCACGTCGGGCCAGAGAGTTCCCTCGCGCGGCACCGCGAGCGCCGTCTGGGTGCAGCCCACGCGGCACCAGTCCGTCACGCGCCAGCGCGCCAGCCACTGGAAGAACCACGGCCGGTCGCGACGCACGCCTTCGGCTTCGGTGTCGACGGTGATGACCTGCTCGCCGAGCAGGCCCACGCGCAGCAGGAGTTGTTCCGGCCCGAGCGGACGCATGAATCCGCGCCAGCGCAGCGGAGCCGTGCGGCGCGCGGTCAGGGCGGCAAACGGCGGGCCGTTGCGATCGAGCAGCAGCGAACCGCCCAGGCCCGGGCCGCTGCGCCGCGGATCCCAGCCCAGTCCCAGCGCCCAGCGCCCGAGTCCCACGCCCACCATGCCGCGCACCAGGTCCAGTTCAGAGCCGTCACCCAGCAGCACAGCCC
This region includes:
- a CDS encoding cobalamin-dependent protein (Presence of a B(12) (cobalamin)-binding domain implies dependence on cobalamin itself, in one of its several forms, or in some unusual lineages, dependence on a cobalamin-like analog.), translated to MSPSPLPAAVPGCEPYRPVHHVRLVTAASLFDGHDAAINIMRRLLQATGAEVIHLGHNRSVREIVDCAVQEDAQGIALTSYQGGHLEFLQYMHDLVAASGRRILIFAGGGGTILPAEIAQLHAYGIARVFSPDDGRAMGLQGMINEVMRQCDFPVGEAPAPGNLAPLLSALPERDPRALARLISLAENYPDQGDDLLAAVHAAAPAGARVPVLGITGTGGAGKSSLVDELVRRYLADRRDGTVAIVSVDPSRRRSGGALLGDRIRMNAIDDQRVYMRSLATRQSNLALSKYVRHAIDICKAAGFGLVIVETSGIGQSDTEIVDHADVSLYVMTSEYGAASQLEKIDMLDFADVIAINKFDHRGSLDALRDVRRQYRRNHNRFEGPDEELPVFATVASQFNDGGVNRLYAALSARLDALADRVPSTPPATGDEKPHPVIPPERVRYLAEIVENSRAEDRRIAGQCALASRLYRLHGAVAELRGGEPAPGVLPELAATGSDAAATCAVIAQYAALRAELAPDSRRLLEEWPALVEKYSADEFRYHVRDKVITQPLVSRSLSGTRVPRVCLPRWRDWGDILGWQLTENVPGCYPYAAGVFPLKREGEDPTRMFAGEGGPERTNRRFHFVSLGMPAVRLSTAFDSVTLYGEDPARRPDIYGKVGNSGVSVATVDDAKKLYSGFDLAAPKTSVSMTINGPAPMMLAFFLNAAIDQGCEKYIHAQGLTKQVEAKLAALAKEGGYVRPTYAGPLPDGNDGLGLMLLGASGDQVLPPEVYARIKAETLAAVRGTVQADILKEDQAQNTCIFSTEFALRLMGDIQQYFIDNRVRNFYSVSISGYHIAEAGANPITQLALTLANGFTFVEYYLSRGMPVDSFAPNLSFFFSNGMDPEYSVLGRVARRIWARAMRHRYGANERSQMLKYHIQTSGRSLHAQEIAFNDIRTTLQALYAIYDNCNSLHTNAYDEAITTPTEESVRRAMAIQLIINRELGLARNENPLQGAFIIDELTALVEEAVLAEFSALSERGGVLGAMERMYQRTKIQEESLYYESLKHSGELPIVGVNTYLDPNGSPTIVPGEVIRSTEAEKEFAIATLAAFHACHADVAAARLSALQQAAVRHGNTFEALLDAGKSCSLGQISGALYAVGGQYRRSM